The Anas platyrhynchos isolate ZD024472 breed Pekin duck chromosome 1, IASCAAS_PekinDuck_T2T, whole genome shotgun sequence genomic sequence catatttgcttttttttagttttgtataTCTTCTTCCTTCACAACATTCCTGAGATGtgctctttcctctttccacaAGCACCAAAGCTTTTGCCTAGGTTGTGTCCCCAGCCATAGTTCTGCTTACCTTTCTCTTTCTGACACATTTCATATTCATACTGCTCTCCAGAGAGGTTTGAATGTCTGTGTTTACTGCTATTCCCAACCTCCCTCTGAAAATCAAATAGAAACAGTTGGCCAGCAGgtcttgtttttgaagaaacatGTATCTCctactcattttccttttgtggCTTTGAGTATAAGTTTAGAATTCTGTTCTTAATGCTTGCTTGCCAAAAGGCAACATTAAGATTTATCTTTCGCTCTTTTAAGTAAGCTTTAAATAAGTGGATTGTTGTTAAAACATGTGATGACAGAGGTTTAAACTTAGTGTGCCAAGTGACTAACAAAAGGCAACTATTGACAAGTTCAGTCCTTTGAAAAGTGTTTTTGCAATACTAGAACGGCgtagttttaaaaaatcagcaatcaactggatttttttccttggcaattgcttgtgtttttttttttttttttttttttttttttttgtaatactgCTATAATTGTCTTTAGAAACATAATTAGAAATCTTCCTTGACtgtcactttttattttaaagaatttcagAGTTCAACAAAACGTTGCAAGAACTAAGTGAGGTAAGATGACTAATTGTTGTTACTATTTAGAAAACTTTTTTCAACTTATTTCTGATAATGTCATTACCTAAGTGTAAGTCCTGCTTTCTCCTGACAAAACAATGTTatccttttcttcccttgttGTTACAGTCCTCTGTTATGGAATGCAGTGCAGAAAACCAgaggtttgttgttttgtttttttttaagtttgtatTTAAGAGCTCATATATTGTCTGTGATATGAATGGCTATGTAACAGGAGAAAAGCTATCAAGGAAGTTAAGTCTGAgaaacaggctggagaaatacATGCAGGCTAACAAGGAAAGAAATTCTGATCCTGTTAGTTTCCTAGcattattgatttattttacattatatatatatatgtatatatttaaccGAACTGGTTTAATTAATCCGGTGAATTTGAATTTGGAATATGGCCTTGCCTGCCGTAGTTCTCCTGCATCATCACATTAGCAGCTTAGCCACTAAGGCTGTGAGATTGGGGATCACCAAACTGCCAGAGCTTGTGAATGTAATTCTGCAGTGCAGTGTTTCTGAGGTAATTGCTTAAGTGTTTCAGATTGGGAAACTGATCATACTCAGGATAGGGAAAGCCTGAGAAGGTAAACTTGTTCAGACTCACGAAGCCATGAAGTACCAGAATGGCAAAGCTGCTCCACAGCAGGTGATCCTCAAAACCCTGAAATGTAGATCATGTCTCTCAACTTAACTGCTATGCACAGCTAAACTGATGGTACTTTAAACAGATCAGATTGGAAATGCTACAttctaaaacaaaatttgaaaCTTCATTTCCCCAGATACTTGAGTTTTGGGGTTTATCTTCCTGGTTTAGAATGAAGCAAAAGTCCAAAACCCCACAATAATAATGGACAAAAAGTCAGATCACACCTTCATGTCATCTATTGGCAGTAGTTAGGGTACTCTTCATTCTGGTGAGCTGGAAAGAAGTTTTGTTATCATTTCTATGTTGTCTTTTCATTCACctgtgtgtttggttttgccTAATATTAAGAATACTGACTGTATGGTTGCTAGTTCATACAGTTTCATGTCATCAAACATAATTGTAAAAAGCTAGTTCTGTGCTTGAGTGAGTCATTTAAGCTCCCTCTGAAGTCTTGAGAGAGAACACTAGATTTTTCCCCGGGTGATGGAGATTTTGTATACACTAACATAACGATCCAGTTGCTTGTTCCTCTCTGGGGTTTCTCTACAGTAAAAATGGAGATTGTTATTATCTTTACAAAATTACCAACTGTTTAAAGGCTAGCATTGGTTAGGGAGGATCCCATTTAAGGATCAACAGTGTCtgtagagaaaacagaaaataagctgCCACAAACTGAtatattattcttctttttagCTTGATGAAGTGTTTTAAATACATTGGAAATATCCTCATGTTTGAAAAAGCCTAGGAAAAAAGTGCTTTCTCTGACTTAGTATTTGTCATTAATTTCATGCATTGTAAAGACAAGGCGTATCTGTTTCTTGAGCCTAaggctttttcttctcattataGTATACACTGCAGTTTCATATTAAAGCTGGCTGAGAAAGAGAATATAAGCATTTTAAGAGACAGAGCAGAAGTAAGCAAAATTGGTAAGTTGTGCTTTAAACACAGTCTCATCACAGTTACCCTTTCAGATGTTTTTACAGATGTCATATTTTTACAGGTGACCTCCAAGTAGATAAGAGAGAAATCttacttaattttaaataaaaatacatttttgttgaaCAATTTAAATGCACCAAAAATGCAGcctttctgatttttgggtggggagagggagatatgtatatgttaaaaaaaaaaaaagtataaaattgCTGCGTACATCAATAGAGCAGATTTTGAAAGGATTAGCGGAAACATAGCTTGAGAACACAAATGTATTTCTGAACTGATGGCCTGAATTGACAAGTTTATAATGTAGTCAAGTTCTCTTAGTGATATTGTGATAGTATGGAGTGGTGGCTCATACCATTTGTCTCTTTGTTTAAAAGCACGTATCTTTGCATTCTAGTTCGTTCACCATACTAAAAAGAGAAATCTGTGCTTCTTGGGCACTGAGCAAAAATCTGGGGGCATTTATTTTGGCATATCAAGATCAGTCTTGCAAAtgtcatttcagaagaaaatcaaaaccaatTATACAAGATGCactattgttaaaaaaaaaaaaagaaaaaaaaaaagtaaagcataCACTTATTTGAATACCTTACTTAATGGTATTAGCAATTTTTATGCTTCAGGACAAACTAGGTTAATGCTTCTTTGTCATCTCagaacagtgctgctgctcatCACTGAAGTATTGTTCCTTGACtgctgaagaattaaaaatgtagTAAGTATAAATACAAAAAGGTTGACATTCTTATTTCCTAATCTTTGTAACACATAAGTAGAGTGATCTTTCATGGTGTGGTAGAATAGGTAGGAAGGACTCTATAAACACAACCCGAAAGACAtcttcctcccccccttcctcccccccttcctccctcccttcctccctcttttttttttttcttctcccttatgcaggtaactttttttttttgtgttcagaATCAGGTCACCTCCAAAGCAGACAACAAATGGCACAGTAATATTTATGGATTTGCTAGTTAACAGCTACAGCAAAATAGAATGCATGAACCCTCAAAATGCTACAAAATTAGTATTTGTCACTAGAGCAGGGGGTACCTGATCTGATAAATTTTGAAATATGCACTATTAATAGTATGTCCATATCATTCATATAGATTCTTCTAACtcgttttctttaaaatatgaataatgTTACATTTAACAtgcatttctgtgcttttttttttttttttttttttttacagtactATAGAAGTGCCACCTCATCCCATATGGActcctttctttcattcttcttctCCCCCTAAAAAGACTGCAGTTCCTTCCTTCAAATctaatgcttttctttcccccactgTGCTTTCTGTAAAACAATACCCCACAGTTAGACCACTGATCCCACCATTCacagaaatttctttttctggaacTCTCTCCACAACTCCTCTATCTGAGACTTCTGCCACATCTACTACTGCAGCTTCATCTTCTACCACTGATACCACTACACTTTCCACTTCCGAGTCCCCTGCTCAACCTACTGGGCCAACTTTTCCTTCTATAGCTTCTAATAAATCTCTCACTACAGCTCTGTCTTCCACAACTGCAACAAAATCTGTTGCTAATGTTGCTCTCTCAATTAAATCTGATGCTACATATCTTAGCAAGCCTATCACAATTATTTCTCCAGCTGTAGGTTTCACTAAACCTACTGCAGTTTCCTCTTCTGAGCTTCCCCCCAGACCTCCAATAGCATTTCCACCTACTGAGACTACCACCAAATCTGTTGCACAAATTCCTCTTGCTACAGATTCAACTCAACCTACTACTGGTAACAAAAACATTACTTCAGCACCTACTCTTCCTTTTACTCCTTTTACAATAACTTTGGCCCCTACTGTTGGTCCTATCAAACATTCTGTCTCAGCTTCTCATCCTCATTCTACTGCTGATGGCCATGGTAGCCTGACTAATGGAAGCACAGGTAAATATGAcagataaaaatacatatttttaacttgAATGCCGTATAttgaatttgcttttaaaatttattaacaAGATTTTAGTTATGTATCTGAGCTATCACCTTCCAAATACTGTGACGAGCCTGACACAACTTTCAAAAGCTGTGTACTCATTTTAGAACGTGTTCTGATGCCTCTGGCCATGACGAGTGCTACCTCACTATACAATTTTTTGGTAACTGTGGTAGTTAAGTACTGTGTGCTAAGCTCCCAACAGGTATATTTGGCAGAAAAATTAAAGTCACAGAGACAGTtaggtaattttattttgccaaatcagtatttaaaatactgaaaatcaaagtttgattttccttaaaatattctaattgattaggaatatttttaatgactatGTATTTTCCCATGAAGATTTCTCATGAGAGGAcctttataataaaaaaaaatggagtcaACAATGGCCCCTTGAAACCTTGCTCTATGTTTTCCTGAGACTTAAAATATTGCTATCTGCAAAGTCATAGGGAGAAAAAATCATTCTCTTTCCTGTAACATGCTAATAAACCTTACACTTGTGGTaaggtttttaattttcaagagAACTGCTTAATTTTTCTGGTTCTCAGGGCTTACTTGATTTGTTGAGCACAATACTTATAAATGCACTACTCTTCTTTTGTCGCAGGAAAGATACTGTCAGCTACTACGTACATAACTTCCATATATACTACCATCAATGTCACCACAGCTGAGCAAATTGTGTCCAAAATAGAAGATGATCTAGCAGCCGGAAAAGTAGAGCCAAATTACGTAGAAAGAATGGTTAGTGAGGTTAGCAAAGTCCTGACTGCTTCTCAACAACTACCATCCCAGATTTCTAACAGGTAGGTCATTCTGGCAATAGATTAAAGGTATGTTGTATTGACTGTCTTGGTAAATTACCTTTAGcaagtttcattttttcagaaTCATAATCCAAAAGAATGTTACTTGTTCTTTAGTGTACTTGTATGGAAAGGGAAAACAGCATACCTTTTGTGTTGAAACCACAATAAGAGAGCAGAGTAAGCCATATTTTATACTGTGCTTGGATGGATTGCTGCTCCATAGCCACAGCTTGCCTGAGAACGTTAAGGGTATGTGCTTAGAAGTAGTACTGAGTATCTCTTTTCCTTAACAGAATTATAAAACTGGTGGATTACATGGGCTTAAAACTGAACTTTTCAACAACGTCAGCTGatttttcctccccatccttGGCTCTGGCAGTTGTCAAAACCAATAGCATCCGCTCCAaccaaatgtatttttctgtccAGGATTCATCCGATCTCCAGGTAGAGCACTGATAATTCTAAATTTTATGAagttttaaatgttaatgttatttatgttttaatgtttatatgtaaaacatattttttttcaggatctTTTGTTCAtgttattttcagagaaaaagactTTCCTTTTTAAGTCTTTCagagtttttccttttgttttctattatgAAGTAAATAAGCAACACAGTTAGCAGAAACTGGCATTCAGCTAATAAGCTGTTACAGGATAACGCCAGAACACCAGAATGGATAGACTGCTTGGTTGAATAATTTTGCCTCAAGAACCCTGAATCATGAGTCATTTAATTACCCACCCTGACAGTGCTGAAATTTGTCAAGGAGTGTTGCCAGATGGCTTCATATGTTAGAAGGAAATTAATTGCAGGAAACTACAGGTGCCAGGAAAGAACTATTATGTTGCTTGTATAATAACATTCTTATATTTGTCGCTCATAACTAGTTGGTCTTGCCAAGAAAAAAGTGCTTAGAAAGTTTGGATCCAGTTTGTCTCACTCAAACCTCCCCTCGTGGTTGAGGAAATTCTAATTTGGACAATACCACCAGTTCAAGGAGGCTTAAGTGAGAAGAGATGGAAAGTTCTGGACAGATACTGGCACATTCTGTCCTCTTGGAGAAGGACACATAGTAAGCTAGCATGAACCATTAGTAGTACTGGAACTGTTCTGTgatactgaaaaactgaaaattatatGATATGGTAACATTTgagttattttctgttttcctagcAATATGTAGTGCATGAGTCTAAGATGACTCTTGGAGGTGGTAGTGCTGAAAAATAGATAACTGCTAAGTAATGATCTTCTGGAAATCTGATGGCACTGGCAATGAAATACAGAGAATCATCAATGAATATCATCTAGTTCAAAACAGAGCAATGGGAATGCTTTAGTGGAATTGATTTGGGATTTCATTTGTGGCTGTCTAAACCAGTTGTTCCCAAAGTGGggtgtgggtgctgcaggggtgcACAGAATCCATTgaggagcaggaagaaaatatttttctgccattaataaatgaaatttatatatataaataattattatttaatctttatCTCATCCTTTtttgatttctatttttgtgtatgttttacAACGTACATACATTTACAATGTATGTAATGTAtacataaaaacatatatatatatatatctaggGGTGGATATTCCAAAAAATTTTACTAATGGGTGTGTAGTCAAAAGAAGTTTGGAAACCACTGGTCTAAACAGAAGAGTTAAACCATATTGGTAGGTCACTGAGGAGTGCTCACCTTGTTGTTTCTGTTACAAACATTGTTTGAAAACACATAATTTCTCTCTTCAGTTCCGCTACTGTTTCACATCTCCTGTGAACTCTGAGGTATTTGTATTTCTATGTAAGATGACTAATGTGCTACAAGAAACACAAATTTAACTTCAGAaattctttcaagaaaaaaataagagtttttgCAATAAACAAAGCTCTTTGTCATATAAATGCAGCACAGAAAACTGGGGGACAGTTCAGATATTCTTTTACCATGCTAGATCATTTAGCTCTTGAGATATCTGAACTGTAGTTTATCCAGATTATTTTTGCCATTTCTAGCAGATGAACATGAATTTAGGTTTTATAGCTCTAGGTTCCGCTTAACACTTTACTTAAAAACTTGGAGTTTTCtggattcatttttaaaaggttcAGTCTTAATTGCAGTTATAATCCCTGAGCAGAGGCACTAGTGAAGTCTGCCTGTGGGTTTGTTCTTTGCTCCTGTACTAGCACAAAAATCTCGCTTCTCTCACTTCAGGACCCTTAGTTCTCTTATACTTTTCCTTTGCATTCATTATCCTGATTCTTCATTTAGATTCCAGACGTCTTCTCTCCCTACCTTGTAACCACATTAGCTGGCGTAGTCCCTTTATGGTACCACCCTTCCACGTCCACTACAACTGTTTGCTGCCTGACACTCTCATTTCTTTCCTATTGCTCGCTTTTCCCATGTCTCTGGCCTACTTTTGCTGGGCCTTCTGGTTGGGCAAGAGGCAGTACTTTCTGGGGTCATTCTGTAGCTCTACATATGGTGATAGATCAATCAGGAATTCCAGCAAAGAATGGAGGAGGCTTTCCTCATGGAATAGtagaattcttttcttttcgGCAGCCACAgcttaaaaatctgttttatctgcctttcttctttcaagTTTGGTTGAAATTAgccaaggaattaaaaatagtCAGGGCAGGTTTAATGTCGAAATAGGTAGGTACCGTGAGTATAAAACCCCTAAATTTCGTAGTAAAATAATCTAGAAATTATATACCTTTTTCACATGGGgtataaaaattatttgttttgcagGTTTCTGTGCTGTGAAATGTTAATCACCCTACACAGTTATATAGACCTAGCCAGACTGTTGCTTATCATTGTTTTCAATTCAATATTACCCACCACAGTGAAGTTCTGCCCCTGTACAAAAATGGGTAAAGACAGAGTATATTCAATGATAGGCAGAGCTGAAATAAGTTGCACTATTTTCAGGCCTGCAGATACTATTTGTTCTTTGGCACATGAGAGGAATGAGAGACAGGAATGAGTTCCTGGCAGTCCTTAGATACGTATTTCAAAGCTCTAAACTGAAAATAAggtataatttatttttttctttagtgacAGAAATCAAGTGTAAgctgtgcatttatttttcagatctcTCTTGGCATTAATGCACTTCAAGACTTAAATAATCTTGGATCAATTACACTTCCTTCATCATTGCTGACAAATTTACCTCCCGAAGAGCTGGGCTTGGCTTCTAGAATTATattcaatttctttaaaaagactGCTGTGTTCCAGGTATCTTTTTAATCCTTTCTTTGTTCATAAGGGTTTTAAACTCAAGACTAGAGCAAAATCAAATATGGACTTTTTTcccacaaaacacattttaatacttcccgatttaaaaagtaattatttttgttgaatACTCACTCCGCATAATACCTGAACTTCTGTATGCTGTACTCTGCatcattttctttgattttaaaatctgattacTTTTTGTCGTTCCAGGATCCGTCCTTGAAGAATGCATCTTTAATCAGCAATGTTATATCATCAAGTGTTGCTAACCTCACAATTAAAAACTTAAAGGCAAATATTACTGTCACTTTACAGAATATCAGACCTAATCAGGTATGACTTATGTTTTGGCAGACAAAGTGTAGTTTTATTGCCTCTACTGGAGTTGTTGTAGAAGAAATATTGTACCAAAAATTCAGATCAGTTGGTTCTGCTTTAATAGTGTGCACAATTCATTTCAAACTAGACCTTCAAAGTCACTCATCTTTGCTTATTTATCGttgatattaatttttattctctAATTTGATGTAATTTTGCTCTATCACTCATCCAAGAAGTTTTATCCTTCCTACCTATGCTTGAGTTTTATTCTCCAAAGCATAAAcctataaaaattatatatatatataagcccAACAAATAAAAGCCTGACAGTGGGGGTTGCTAGGGAGATACTGCAATGACATTGACacttaaattaattttgcattcaTGTAAAAGAAGTATATATTTATCATTAACTCACAGTCTagtaaaacatctttttttttcttatttttttttttaaactcacaAACAGGATAATTCAACAGTTAGATGTGTATTTTGGGACTTCAATAAAAATGGTGAGTACTTGATACCACCCAAGATAATGATGTTGCTTTAGGTATGCTAACTCATGTTAATAATATAAAGACGTGCTTTAACGAATAACAAAGCTCTTTTCTTTAACAGGTGGACATGGAGGTTGGTCGTATGAAGGTTGCATTGTTAAAGAAAGTAGAGTAAATGAAACAGTTTGTTCATGCAACCACCTCACAAGCTTTGCAGTTTTGATGGTAAGCATTTCAAAAATTATAGTCTTACCCTTATGCAAGAAAATGTTAAAGCATGTGTCATATTCAGCAAGTGAGAATTCAGGGAGCACATACCATCTATTAAATACTAATCAGGTTCTATTCACTTCAGTGTTAGTATGTAGAGTAATAATATTAGTGATGTACTTAAGCTGCTTGTTGAACTGGGGCCCATGAgttccactgaagtcaaaatCGCTTAAGTGCTTATTAAACCACACCTTATATATTTAGACGGTtgttttttctgtagaaaagggAAATTAGTATAAATCAAATTGAAAAGTGTTTAAGTGTTTTAACCAGATGGGATTTCTCAATTAGATcgacatttctgtttttcattaacctttaaaaagttctttttatttaaagaaatgtatttttagtgcAGGAGGGaaggtatttttttgttgttatgcacttttttatttaataagcaTACTCTCTGAAATTAACttctgtttgtttccattttagAACTTGTATGGAAATACTCCTTTAAGTCCCACACAAGAATTGGTACTGACTTTTATATCCTATATAGGCTGTGGTCTCTctgcaatttttctttctatcaCTCTTGTGACCTACATAGCCTTCGAGTAAGTACCTGTTCAACAAAGTCCCATTATTCTTCAATGATGATAGCTTTTAATCTCCACTGCAAAGTCCTTTCCAGTAGTTATAGATTCTGTCTCAGTAATGTACAAATTTGGAAGGGGTTGATTCAGTCTTGCTCAAGGGTTAATCTTATAGACAGGTTAATTAGTCATGAGGATTTATGCAGTAAGAAGTGATGAAGTAACACTTTAAAGTGTTTTACAGTATATTATAGAAGAAGAGTGAAGGAATGTGTTTAAGATAGAACATACAGAGAGTATTTCTGAATAGCATTTTGAAATCATTTATattctctaatgaaatgcaattACGGCataccaacttttttttttggaacatttTCTTAAGATGGCTGAGGCTTAACTATTAAATCCTCAACAGTATGTTTTGGAAATCCTTCCAGAAACAATTTGGCACACATTTACTCTATCCTATCATTAAGGAGTTATTTGGCTCTGTCACAGTTCTAGAAGCCCAGTCGAAAGCCTAATTTAGATTAGCATTAAAGAACactcacattttgttttttggaaGTACTCCAAAAAGGAGAAGCCCAACATACAATGTAAAAAAATTATGGAACTGATACCTAGGAATCCAAGCTGGTGTTCGTATTTATGTAATCTTAATATAACAAACTTTATGCATATGGACCAttaatttggaaatgttttataaaacactgtataaatgtataaatgcaATCTAAGAATCATTATAtatgaatgaaaatataaaattgcattttttcttcacatttgtgCACTGACAAATACAAGAGAGAAAGTAAGCCAGGGATCCAAGGACAGCTGACGTCATCTCACTAATTTTGCTTTTTAGGAAAATCCGGAGAGACTACCCCTCCAAAATCTTAATCCAGCTGTGTGCTGCATTACTTCTACTCAACCTAGTTTTCCTCCTTGACTCATGGATTGCGTTGTATAATACACAAGGCCTATGTATTGCAGTTGCTGTATTTCTTCACTATTTCCTATTGGTTTCCTTCACCTGGATGGGCCTAGAAGCTTTCCACATGTATCTTGCCCTCGTGAAAGTCTTTAATACCTATGTACGGAAGTACATTCTTAAATTTTGCATTGTTGGTTGgggtatgtatgtatttatttatttattttggatgcTAAATAGATGCATCATCTTACCAAGTATCTCAGTGAACGTAACAcagttcagaaatgcaaatgaagcagTCATTAAATGCTATGACCTGTATGTGGTGAAGTATTCATTATCAGTAAATCTGATTGTATGAATTCCAAATTCATATTCACATTTGAGATAGTGAACTTCTCCTTAAGTGCAGATTTTTTCAGATCATAAAGTGAAAAACTTAGGCTGCCTCAATGCAAATGAATAATGGATTTTACTTGTGCAAATATAATAGAACCAATTTTTAATGTGCTCACTTCCATTTCCATTTACTAGACAGACGGCAtcagttctgttttgaaaataaatgccattatatatatacattacatTCTTGGAACAGCACTGTTTATAACAAAAAGTGTCAAAATAGATATAACTGGTTAAAGGACAGAGATTCTAGGCCTCATTATTCTCTCTGACCACTTGACTAAACACAATTGAAGGCACTAAAATCAATATGGTGGTTTTCTTTGAACAGgcataagaaagaaaattgcatATGCTGTATTTGATGTCTTAAATCAGTTTGATGTGATACTATTTGTTGCTTAATTGAGAAAGATTTGGAGTTAGCTGCAGAGAATGTATCTTGTATCTTTCTAAATCATGCTCTTGTTTGTATGCCccagtttttattattatttttttcagacagctAGTATACAGCATAATTCAACAGGCAAATTTCAGAATGTAGACTTCACTGAAAAATGTAGTAATTTCAAATTATCATGGTACTGTCTTTGTCAAGATTTTCACTTACATGTATTCTCATAATATTCTAGGGTTACCAGCAGTAGTTGTGGCCATTGTGTTGGCGGTATCACCAGATAATTATGGATTTATATCCACTGGAAAAGTTTTGAAAACCAGACCTGATGAATTGTAAGTTGAAAGGAGGTACTTTTCGGGGGGGTGAAGGTCCTACCAAATTGGTTTTCTTCAAAGTAAAGgtgggggaggaaaggaagcaatgagAGAGCTTTGAAATGTTATGGCTCTACAGCATTTTGTGTGCTTTGTGGTATCTACCTACATGAATGCCCTTACCCTTTGTCAAAAACATAcaggtttttaaaaaagaggcaaaaatgGTTTGTGTTTACAACAAAGCATGGCTTTATCTCATACTTTTTTTACTTAATGTCTTTTTCTGGTAGTAGCTgacaaactttatttttgttttctagttgctggattaaaaatagaattgtCTTCTATATCACTGCTGTGGGATACTTTAGTGTGATATTCCTAATCAATATCAGCATGTTCATTGTTGTGCTGATTCAGCTCTGtcgcattaaaaagaaaaaacaacttggtgctcaaagaaaaacaagtattcAAGACCTCAGGAGTGTTGCTGGCCTCACGTTCTTGTTGGGAATTACTTGGGGATTTGCTTTCTTCACAGTAAATGATGTGTTTACTTACCTCTTTACCATTTTTAACACGTTGCAAGGTAAGTCCATGTTTTGTGTGTCAGCCCACTGCCTACgctataatgaaaaaaacatttgaaaatggcACTTTCTTGATTCAGcagcaaaaatgtaattttgataCATCCTTTAAGATGTTAC encodes the following:
- the ADGRG2 gene encoding adhesion G-protein coupled receptor G2 isoform X3, which translates into the protein MSSPHGAGCGAPPCPLRLPSATCRAPRLPAGLSQHLPRLPPPLGRGQRLPQAAGAGRGASSAGSLSGQGGGAGRRDGTPQDGTPQDRTTRYDTIRHDATRYGRSPGARMVSWGKQHCCVGRIQHVLLRFRIALAVLLLHLFLATAGKDHEDFLGRYKAVFKTECEDPWIMSPRISLLSLREFTVCVSLKLNSSRSPWTAYVYNQETPTSNLSANKYDLGLTGDRGKLGIWLFGNQINMTAVLHENTWHQICIQWKSEDKEVKLFINGTKKGNKKLPEKMDLPGKGQFLLGCARLPGTATSPNLGMAGELYMFRMWDKANIKLAKDCRDGSVVRWRKEDWVYNTTIEEDNSLPCDTEETTRPAVLHSGESAATTSSEMSSDDTAKTAETLNITDYYPTITPAGETILCNTSSVCNFSVFYVGKVKLQAREERNTSLNVEIINNVTINDQVANLIPISAPTLQELRISEFNKTLQELSESSVMECSAENQSIHCSFILKLAEKENISILRDRAEVSKIEQCCCSSLKYCSLTAEELKMYTIEVPPHPIWTPFFHSSSPPKKTAVPSFKSNAFLSPTVLSVKQYPTVRPLIPPFTEISFSGTLSTTPLSETSATSTTAASSSTTDTTTLSTSESPAQPTGPTFPSIASNKSLTTALSSTTATKSVANVALSIKSDATYLSKPITIISPAVGFTKPTAVSSSELPPRPPIAFPPTETTTKSVAQIPLATDSTQPTTGNKNITSAPTLPFTPFTITLAPTVGPIKHSVSASHPHSTADGHGSLTNGSTGKILSATTYITSIYTTINVTTAEQIVSKIEDDLAAGKVEPNYVERMVSEVSKVLTASQQLPSQISNRIIKLVDYMGLKLNFSTTSADFSSPSLALAVVKTNSIRSNQMYFSVQDSSDLQISLGINALQDLNNLGSITLPSSLLTNLPPEELGLASRIIFNFFKKTAVFQDPSLKNASLISNVISSSVANLTIKNLKANITVTLQNIRPNQDNSTVRCVFWDFNKNGGHGGWSYEGCIVKESRVNETVCSCNHLTSFAVLMNLYGNTPLSPTQELVLTFISYIGCGLSAIFLSITLVTYIAFEKIRRDYPSKILIQLCAALLLLNLVFLLDSWIALYNTQGLCIAVAVFLHYFLLVSFTWMGLEAFHMYLALVKVFNTYVRKYILKFCIVGWGLPAVVVAIVLAVSPDNYGFISTGKVLKTRPDEFCWIKNRIVFYITAVGYFSVIFLINISMFIVVLIQLCRIKKKKQLGAQRKTSIQDLRSVAGLTFLLGITWGFAFFTVNDVFTYLFTIFNTLQGFFIFIFYCVTKENVRKQWRRYLCCGKFRLAENSDWSRTATNGLKKQTVNQGVSSSSNSLQSNSNSTNSTTLLMNNDYSVHANGNDLHVWETPNRYHMTEPANCLSEEQKQPF
- the ADGRG2 gene encoding adhesion G-protein coupled receptor G2 isoform X6, whose product is MVSWGKQHCCVGRIQHVLLRFRIALAVLLLHLFLATAGKDHEDFLGRYKAVFKTECEDPWIMSPRISLLSLREFTVCVSLKLNSSRSPWTAYVYNQETPTSNLSANKYDLGLTGDRGKLGIWLFGNQINMTAVLHENTWHQICIQWKSEDKEVKLFINGTKKGNKKLPEKMDLPGKGQFLLGCARLPGTATSPNLGMAGELYMFRMWDKANIKLAKDCRDGSVVRWRKEDWVYNTTIEEDNSLPCDTEETTRPAVLHSGESAATTSSEMSSDDTAKTAETLNITDYYPTITPAGETILCNTSSVCNFSVFYVGKVKLQAREERNTSLNVEIINNVTINDQVANLIPISAPTLQELRISEFNKTLQELSESSVMECSAENQSIHCSFILKLAEKENISILRDRAEVSKIEQCCCSSLKYCSLTAEELKMYTIEVPPHPIWTPFFHSSSPPKKTAVPSFKSNAFLSPTVLSVKQYPTVRPLIPPFTEISFSGTLSTTPLSETSATSTTAASSSTTDTTTLSTSESPAQPTGPTFPSIASNKSLTTALSSTTATKSVANVALSIKSDATYLSKPITIISPAVGFTKPTAVSSSELPPRPPIAFPPTETTTKSVAQIPLATDSTQPTTGNKNITSAPTLPFTPFTITLAPTVGPIKHSVSASHPHSTADGHGSLTNGSTGKILSATTYITSIYTTINVTTAEQIVSKIEDDLAAGKVEPNYVERMVSEVSKVLTASQQLPSQISNRIIKLVDYMGLKLNFSTTSADFSSPSLALAVVKTNSIRSNQMYFSVQDSSDLQISLGINALQDLNNLGSITLPSSLLTNLPPEELGLASRIIFNFFKKTAVFQDPSLKNASLISNVISSSVANLTIKNLKANITVTLQNIRPNQDNSTVRCVFWDFNKNGGHGGWSYEGCIVKESRVNETVCSCNHLTSFAVLMNLYGNTPLSPTQELVLTFISYIGCGLSAIFLSITLVTYIAFEKIRRDYPSKILIQLCAALLLLNLVFLLDSWIALYNTQGLCIAVAVFLHYFLLVSFTWMGLEAFHMYLALVKVFNTYVRKYILKFCIVGWGLPAVVVAIVLAVSPDNYGFISTGKVLKTRPDEFCWIKNRIVFYITAVGYFSVIFLINISMFIVVLIQLCRIKKKKQLGAQRKTSIQDLRSVAGLTFLLGITWGFAFFTVNDVFTYLFTIFNTLQGFFIFIFYCVTKENVRKQWRRYLCCGKFRLAENSDWSRTATNGLKKQTVNQGVSSSSNSLQSNSNSTNSTTLLMNNDYSVHANGNGHISSEKNGVSFSVQNGDVCLHDFSGKQLAFQEKDDTGSQNSRISLRRTSKRGSLTFIEKM